The Epinephelus fuscoguttatus linkage group LG7, E.fuscoguttatus.final_Chr_v1 DNA window CAGTCACCTTTCCCTCAAAATTGATTTTCTTATTGAGGTGAATAAGTTCCTCCATCCTCTTCATCGACTGCACACTGGAGTTACATTCTTTGATGATCTaaaaagacacacaccaacatggTTATTACTGTTGTGCCTCACCAGTGATAATACTGGTTCTTATCCAACTGGCTATTAGAGATGATAATCACCACCTTTTTTAGCTCATTGAAAGCTTTTGTGGCAGTGTCCTCATCTCGGGAGCCCGGTGTCGTCCTCTTTAAGATGTTCTGGAAAGCAAAGACGTTTTTGTGAAGACGTGCCAAGAGAGTAAACAATACTCTTGTTATTCactattggggaaaaaaaacacagctgcgGCAAATTGCGTAGCCGGTCCAAATATTACTCCATTTACAGTAATTAGGTTTCAAGTGTGAACATGAATTTGGCAGTGAATGTTTAATCGTGTACCTCCACCAGCATTTTAAGCCGCGTGATCCTCTGAAACGGAAGGATAAGAAAAGAGGTCAGAGGAAGTCTTTGGCAGATGGGGTCCTCCTCCAAACGAGCCAGGATGCCGGGGAAACGAGGGTTCTCGTGCCTGCGAGGACAAGACTGGTAAATTTAGAGAAAACTCTTTAATGACTTTTAGTGAAAGTGGGTGTGGATGCCAGCGTGCTTTTTCAccctaagaaaaaaaatcttcagcCTCCTCTAGGTGAACCATCTGCAAGTTAAGTCATGCAGGTGTAAAATGATACCTCGACACTGTGAGAGGAAATTATGGACATCCAGCAGGAAACAATTGGGTTTATGCACTACAGAGAGACAGTGCctgaatacatttacatttaagtgTCAGACAGCTGATATGTCATACATGTGATGACAGCAAGAACTCACAGTAAACGCTGGTATGTCTGCTCCTGATATGCCTGGTTGGTTACATAAGGTAAATAAACCCTTCTCAGAGCGGGGCAGTGGTCCAGGACGATGTCGCACACATCAAACCGCAGAATGTCCTCCTCCAGCCTGTGCTCCAAGTCCTCAAGAAACCTAAGAGTAAGGAGAAAACACACTCAGAGAAGGAGAACTGAGATGTTAAAATAAAGGCCTGAGGGTGTAACAGAGGCGTATCAGCAGCATGTTACTTCACCTCTCACTGACTCCTTTGACTTCAGGCAGCTTGGAGAAGAGCCACTGCTTATCCTGAGCTCCAAGACACTCTGCGAGCTCCTGCGACAACATGAAGTGGTCCACCGCGATCGTCAGACTACGAATGTACGACGCCTCAGATGTCACCAGCTCAAACTTTGCCTAGGTTGAGGAAGACACAGTATGTCAGCCAGTCATCTACAGCAGTGATTCTCAAATACCCATTTTACACCAGGTTAGTTCTGTTCATGAGCCAGTTTTGTTCATGATTCctggaaccttggtgctatctgGTGAACCAGTCCCCATTTACACCAGATGTGTCATCAGTGCAGGGCATTGCACAAAGcacaacagaagtaaacagTAGCAGCAAAATGGCAGATCACATTGAGTATTACAGATATTTGTCCATAAAGCAAGCATTGATCAACTCTTAATAAGACCACTCCTTTCTTTCCTCACTTGAAACTCCAACAGCAGGAATAATctcgtcaaaaagccaatgtgattttttattttaacaggcAGGGACATCATGGGAAAAGGTAAAATGCTGAAACAGAAGATGAAAAGAAGCAAGGTTACTTTGTAGTATCAAGGATAATAGGTCCTTTATGTCCATGACTGTCCTTTAATATCACTAAGGTTCTTATGATCCATAACTTTGATTCATGGAAAGACCGGGTATTTTCAAGGAGGGAGAAATCTTCCACTCATTAATAAGCTATAGTCCATTCTGTATGTCTTAATACCAAAGACAATAAAACAGAATTCACCagtcaaaatacacatttaacctacctttatgatttttgaagtgtaattgcaatcgccagaagtaaaaagctaacatttcAAACAAATGCCTATGAACAAACTACAATGAGGTTACACGACTTAACATCCCCACCACGATGAGGCTTTAAAGCTGTGTTTGCCGTGATGATGTTATGTAGTTTCGTtgagccacttgttagcaaccacctttttttgAGACCcataaaagcttcagaattTAGAGGTGGGGTGTTTCCTGACATATCTTATAGGGATACACCGATCtgatatctggatcgaatattggccccgatatcatcaaaatagatggatcaggtatcggaaaatgcaacctatacctgagacgatcctttccctttaaatctattgcaacgctacgtcatacgtcatggagcgaaggagagaatctgctgcatggaggtatttcacactatttcaactgctgttgcacaattgtttatttttgttaaaaataaatagttcatcattgcattaatctgtttcatcttgtttgatttttatcttaggaaagaactgtgtagtcatcaatgcctgatgcctctagtcttttctgttctacatgtaaaggtatatagcattttaggtcaaccatggtatcggatcggttTCGGGTATCAGccgatactcaaagccacagcatcgggatcggGATCGGAACTGGAAAAAGCTGCACTGGTGCATCTCTAATATCTTAAATcctagaacaaaacgtgaaggTCTCTTAagtttgtgttaaccacagaccttatttttgGGATCTATCCAAAAGCCCATTCAGAATATAGCAATAACAATAAAGTTCATCTCGCTATCTGTTTAATATCCATTGACATTAAGATGAGGGAGCTGGgtgtgctaaaatgctaactcatttctgggttttatgACTCTTTCCTGCACCACACCAACGTagccttctccatcctctctttccaatctgtagaatatgacacaccAACTGATATTTACATGGTTCACAGTTCTGTTATCTTTTAATTCCAGCTGGAAACCAACTTTTTGGGTTCTGaagcaatttatttttggtggaAAAGCTCTGACCAGTTAAAAGTAGgtgcaggaactggaacacaaCCCTTTCCATGTTGGTCCAGGGACCCCTGGGGGTCCATTTAAAGTTTTCACATTCATCTAATTATCATAATATGAAAACACtattaatatcattattatgTTTTAGAAAAGGCATGGGTAAGGAATAATATTTCAATTTTTAAATCCTAAGTAGTTCATAGATTACGTTGTGATCTAACCAATTAATAGCTTTTCTCGTGTTGTTCTTTCACATTGCTGAGGCTGTAGAAGTGAAAAAATACGTCAAATTATTCCAAAGGCGATACATGAGAGGGCTCCAGGTATATTCTCTATCTTCTCAGGGCTCCTTGGCTGAAAAATGATTGAGAACCTCTGATCTACAGAACATTAACTAGCAGACAGCTGTCCAAAGATAAACAAAATTCTGCAACATCTCATTCACCTCCTGTAATTTACGTTCCTCATTGCTGAAGTTGTCGAGCTGGCCGCTGGTTCGAACATCGGGGATGTCCTGCCACAGTGCAAAAGCAGAACCTCGTGATGAGCGGAAGGAGCTGGATGGAGACAGATTAGAAGGAGACGGGGTCCCGTCTGACCCTTCGTCCCTGAGCCCATCATCCTCTGTGCCTGGCTCCTTCCCCTGCTGCCTCTGGATCTCTCTGTTGATGGCGACGTCACTGTATTCCTGGTACAGAATCGCTGCAGGGGAGTAAAAAAGGATATTATGGGAAAATCCAACAAATCTTGGTTTAATGATGTGCACTGGCTAAAAAGATTTGAAAAGGGGAAACTTACAACTGGGCAAAAACCGTGATAATCGATTGGAACCAGCAACGGTTGGAAGTGTGCTGACGTCCTCCTCTATTGACTTCTTTCGCATTCTGTGAAAAAAAGTGAGCTGACATTAATACATGTCTTTTAATCTTTTCGGTTTATAAATATTCTAAGTCTGTTTACCCGAGTTTTGTGCTCCAACGGTGCAAAGGCATGCCATTGTCACTGCTGGGCAGAGCAGGTGCAGGTCCAACAGGACTTTGGGGAGCGCTGTCACTAGAGCCTCCTGAGCTGCGATGTTTGGTGCTGGACTTATCTAAAGAGGATAGAAAGTAGACAGTGCAGGTGTGAGGTCCAGGGAAGAGCAATGGACCTCATGTTATAAAAGTTCATGAAACAGTACTCTCTGTTTGCACCTTGCTGGATGTTTATGGACAGCTTCTTCAGATGTAAAACTGCAGCAACACTTGAAATACGTACACAGAAGAGCTTCTTGACATAATCAGCTGTTTTAGACTCTTTGCTCGCAGTTCACCTAtttgtgtcttcttcttcttaatctACCAAACATTTAAATTACCCAGTTACCTAGTCTCTGGGGGtaacaaacattttcttttccctACTAtgttttttagacattttagcCTGGATTAGATAGTACAGAGGCGAGACGTGAGGGGAAATAAGACAGGGGAAAAGAACAAAATGACATGCAAAAGTCTAAAGCTGGCACAGGCACATTGTGATTACACAGcaataattattatcatttatgATTCATCTGTTGACAATTGTTTTATAAACACAATAAATTCAGTAGTTACATTTACTGGGACACTTCAGAAATTTTaacctattttcccatgtttttgtgtctaagcgACCCATgaagacaacaatttttgaaactggccCAGCATTTAGAGAGagacaggctgcaatgtaaccccTACAAGCAActgtgcactgtcaatttatgtctactaaaagtgtatgtttttgccactgacatgctCAGATTGTTGTTTTAAGTGTCCGACAATATTACCgaaaggatccttacagagaaataaataatttttctAACGTTTTTGCTTGATCCAAGTCTCGCTCAAACATAGAAACTATAGCAAGAGTTGGAGAGAATAGTGCCTGGAAGAGTGTGTTGtgttgaaagaaaagaaagagtagCTTAATATTTCCTAAAAGATTTCCATTTTACGGCTGAATATTTAGTTGATTTCCACGGTGTAGAAAGGGAGAGAATTCAGAATGCGACTTTACCCaaagtaaggtaaggtaaggtaaagtaaggtaaggtaaggtaacttTATTTATACCCGAAGGTAGATttggtgagagtgagtgagtgagactTGGATACACACACTAATAAACAGACCTGATCAAGCCAAGGGTaaggaaaagtgttttatttctctgtagggatcctttacGTAATATTTTCAGATACTGAGATAACAATCTGTgcatgtcagtggcaaaaccagACACTTTGAGTGGACGTACACTGACTGTGCATAAACTCTATAAGTGGAGCCAgtttcacagctgcagctggagtGGTCAATACTGAACCACTTTCAAAAATTGGTGTATCTATTAGTATTGATTAGTCCCTATTATTAACCCTGAGCCTAAAGTAATGTCTCctcattgcttgttttgtttaaccAACAGCCCAGAACTCACATAAAAAAATTCTATTAGTCAAATAACTGATTAAGAGGCTAATGTTTCCAAgttaaagtaaaacattttctcGTATTAGGATTTAAGAGTCTGTGAATTTTGGAATTTCACTTGTCCCAAATATTGACCTTTGCCCTCATGAGACAAGGCTGGAGCCAATAGATTAAGAGTTAGTTTCCTCTTCATACAGCAGCCCAAATGGTTAAGGTTTGACACTGAGTGATGTGTTGAAAAACTGAGGCTTTTAACTGTTTTTGGTGGTAAGTGGTATTTAATTGTCATGGGTTTTCTTATACTGCTCTTGGTTGTTTGTAGTGACACACTATGGTCTACCTTTCAGTGAAATGTTACCGTAATGTTGGTTATGTTCTCTACTCACAGTCAGTGTTGAGACTGATGCTGTTGGTGCTCTGTCTGTCCCTGGAGGCTACCCGTGCAGATAGCGATTTCCCCAGCTTCAAGGTGAAGGAGTTCTTCCTCTGAGACAGCTGCAGTCTAGATATCAGTTCTGAGGCTGAGAACCGCCGCCGTTCTTGATCTGCCTGACGGCCGCGTGGCAAAAAGCTCCCTCCTGTGGCACTTGACCTCCCTACACTCCCACTCTCTAACCCCAACCCTGGCAACGAGTCCTCTATTATCCGCAGTGGTTCTGTGGGTAGATCAAAAATATCATCGTGACTGAGGTTTGGGAGATCTGTAACACCGTCTGTGGATGAAGGGCTTGAAATGGCCTCCAgggaagataatccacagaggtCTTCCTCCAGGAAAGATGCAAAAGGTCCTGGGAAGATGTAGTCTGCGTCCAGGATCGGGCTGCTGAGGGATTCATCGCTCTGGCTGTCTGGGGAATAGACCTGCATCTTTCGCCCTGGAAtcaaaaaaataactttattagATTGAGATAAAGCATGTAAAGCCTGATTTGTAATGTTAACTCTGTCATAGTGAAAGGAGCCGCACACTCACGGATAGACTTCTCTTTCAGTGAACCCTGTGACGTCCTCCTCTGCGGCTGGGAGAAGTCTGGGCTCTGACACCCAGGACCTTCAGGTGAGGATGGGGAGCAGGGTAACTGAGATTCCCAAGAGTCTCTGTTTGTGTatagagaggacagagggaatGGCAGAGGGAGGCTGAGAGCTGAGTGGAGAGGACGACACACTGTTGTGACAGAACGAGGTTTCTCTGTCTGCTCCTGCAAAGAAGTCCTGTTGCCATTTTGGCATTCAAGCTCGCAGTCACCCTCAGGTGTGTGAGAGTTTAAATTCAGTGTTGTTTCATGCTCGTTGTCTGTCCTGTGGCAGCCGTTCTGCATGTCATTCAGTtcatttagtgtgtgtttgaaaccaTTCAGGGGCAGGGAGTGTGTTGTGCATTGGGCCTCTGGAATAACAGTTTGCCTCGAAGAGCCAAGACCGTTTAGTTTAGGAGTCACTGGTGGTTGTAGCTCAATAAAAGCCAATGTTTCCTGCTGGCAAACAGCAACATGCTTGTGGTGGCACGGGTGGAGGAGAGGCCTGTCCTCCTGGGCCTCGTTCAAAGACGGGGACTCCCCTGAGCCAGGAATCCACATGCTGGGACTGTCTCCTCGGCAGCGAAAAGCGTGAAGGTGGGGTTGGAAATCAGGAAAAGGTGAGAATCCATATCCAGGAAGCATGGCTGAACGAAAGCATGGGAGCTGCAACAGAAGAGCAAAACAAGGATTATTGAATGTGTTTTACTACTACTCCAGATGAtctttttatcatttcatttgcCTTTATTAATTCCTCATGTAAATGCAAATTTAGAAAAacaattatatattttaaatgtatcaaTTTATTACTTGATTATACTTTAAAAAGgaaatgtacaaaaatgatAGAAAGGGAGGTtaaatattatgttttaaaaAGGTGAGTGCCTCCACAGTATTCTATTTGGACCCATCTCTtgacttgtaaaaaaaaatgcagcaaccTCCATCTAATATCTCAAAATCATACTATTAATTGTACTGGTACAtcaacttaaagggatagtgcacccaaaaaatgaaaattcagccattatctactcacccatatgccgagggaggctcaggtgaagttttagagtcctcacaactcTCCAACgaggagagggggtagcaacacaactccacctaatggaggatTACGCCACCctagattcaaatgtccaaaaacacataactgactCGCGCAAGTGCGCACATGTGAatgcggtgcacagagaggcagttagagctacaggctacaatgaggctaaaaacagagttcaaatgatgttttttccaaacaactttttatgtcggggcttcaggacacttggatcactacggacgagcagtatggagatattttgtggtttcaattatgtgtttttggacatttgaatctggggcgccgtcagcctacattaggtggagttttgttgcctcctctccccttggatctccgcaagtgtggtgaggactctaaaacttcacctgagcctccctcggcatatgggtgaatagataatgggtgaattttcatgttgggtgcactatccctttaatcttTAACCTTGAAGATATACTACGCAGGAATcatcagttactgtttgtactGCAGGGGAAAGTGAAAGTCAgttaatttcaattcaattcaattcataaagcccaatatcacaaatcacagtttgcctcacagggctttacagcatacaacgtccctctgtccttatgacccttgcagcggataaggaaaaattcccccaaaaaaccctttaacggagAAAAACAAACGttgaaacctcaggaagagcaactgaggagggatccctcttccaggacggacagatgtgcaatagtcAACCCCAGATTTACTGTTCACTATATTTTCAGTGCTACGTCCACGATTTTTGTAACTTGCTCTTGGATGCGTGCTGCTACAGTCTGGAATGTGGTTGCAACCTTTTTAAAAAGTCCTGACCTAAACTATGTGCTGTGCCCAGGACTAAGCTCATcagcaaaatatgacaaaaatgagaaaatcaaggtggagggcagagtctctgcagataaatacacctcTCCCCACactgggtcataagtgatgattgacaGGGTTTACTTCTGTATGAGACTATATGTTGTTTCTTAGGAAAAAAattgcatagtatacctttaatacTGTATGTTAATGGAGTaataatgtcattattttttgggcatGTTTTTGATGTATTTAAAGTCTACTGGAGAACGTGTGGGCTCTAatctatatataaaaaagaataTGGGTACAGTACATTTTAATACTATTTTCTTGTTATCTATAATAAGTTTGGACAAAATGTTTTGAGatgattgactgactgaaatgaataaagcaagcagaggagcagaggggagAGGGAACCAGAatgttttcctaaaaaaaataaactggcCTGTTAGTCCAGTTTACCGGTGCAGCAACAAACCACTTATCCAGCAACCAAATATGGCTGACTGGACGCAATTCACCGTTAGCAACTTGGCTCAGTGTCGCTAGAGGATTCCACCGACTCGACTCAGTGTTCCACAGTAAATTCAGTTATAAAGAACAGGATGTTTTATCAACTTTTCAGACAGTCTGTGGATGTTTAATTGATGGAGTCAGTGAAGGAATAAAATCCCTGCTTGACATTTTGGGGAGTCATGCAAACTAATTTAAGATGttcaaacgcacacacacacaccgagcaGACACTTGTGGAATTAGCAAGATGGACCCTGACACTATTGACGCGTGCAGGATGTTCcagacactcactcacacacacacgtacttgCATggacacactcactcacacacacacttaaagctAGTGTAGTGCGTCTCCTGAGCCGTGTCTTCCTGCTCTAATTAAAGACCTCTCTACACACACCATTCAGCCCCTGTACTTAACatctagacacacacacacacacacacacacacacacacacacacacacacacaccagctccaGACAGAATACCAcaacagacaagacagacagaggaagaggacgCAGCTTCAGCACTCTCACCTTTCACCTGAGATCTATACTCATCTATCAGTCTAGCGGCTGGTTTGCCTTCCTGTCAGCTCACATTAGCTGGCAGGCACCTTTTCTGATTGAATATTCACAGTGAGCGTCTGTGTAAACCCTGCAGCAGCGGGTCATAAAGTTAGCTCTCCTGACAGGCtcttaaaacacacactcatggaGCTGTGTCTCTTCTTCCCCTCCTGCTTCCTGAACAGGTAATCCTCCACTTCTGACTTAAACACCAGGTAAAAGAAACTGGTGCAAACCTACAGCACACACAGCCTGATATGAACTGGAAACACAGAGGGATTCAGGGGTGCActggtttgacattttttacTTAGTCACATTTTTCAAATTCATGGGTCTGCATTATTTGTTACTTTATGCTCAAAGTACTGTAAAAAAGCAACACCTTATAACCAAAAGAAGTGATTACATTTCAGTGATAATGTTGTAAATTAATATTTCAGACAAAGCAGCTATAACATGCCTGCTCCCAGTTCAGTTCAGATTGGtttatttaagaagggacattgcaaattaataaatacccatggtataaaaatacaaaaaaaaaagaaacaatgaaaCGAGATTGGCAAAAGACGTCCAATTTTTTTAAAGCACTAGAAGCAGTAGTGACCAGGGGAAATATACATATGGAGTGACGTGCAAacaaacttaacatttcaatggcggcagcaaaaaaaaaagtggagagTCTGCAGCATATAGCCTATCAATTAGCCTTGTTAGCAAAGCCACAATAACTACGTTCAGAGCTGATTTCCTGTCTGCATGTCAGTTGAGAcatgtgtttctcttttttctttctgttcagAAGGGACacagcacactcacacacgaaGACCCACAGCAGTCACATAACCATCACTCTATCATTTAAAGTAGAAGAGGTTACTCTTTGGTGCCTATGGACA harbors:
- the arhgef19 gene encoding rho guanine nucleotide exchange factor 19, translated to MLPGYGFSPFPDFQPHLHAFRCRGDSPSMWIPGSGESPSLNEAQEDRPLLHPCHHKHVAVCQQETLAFIELQPPVTPKLNGLGSSRQTVIPEAQCTTHSLPLNGFKHTLNELNDMQNGCHRTDNEHETTLNLNSHTPEGDCELECQNGNRTSLQEQTEKPRSVTTVCRPLHSALSLPLPFPLSSLYTNRDSWESQLPCSPSSPEGPGCQSPDFSQPQRRTSQGSLKEKSIRRKMQVYSPDSQSDESLSSPILDADYIFPGPFASFLEEDLCGLSSLEAISSPSSTDGVTDLPNLSHDDIFDLPTEPLRIIEDSLPGLGLESGSVGRSSATGGSFLPRGRQADQERRRFSASELISRLQLSQRKNSFTLKLGKSLSARVASRDRQSTNSISLNTDYKSSTKHRSSGGSSDSAPQSPVGPAPALPSSDNGMPLHRWSTKLGMRKKSIEEDVSTLPTVAGSNRLSRFLPSSILYQEYSDVAINREIQRQQGKEPGTEDDGLRDEGSDGTPSPSNLSPSSSFRSSRGSAFALWQDIPDVRTSGQLDNFSNEERKLQEAKFELVTSEASYIRSLTIAVDHFMLSQELAECLGAQDKQWLFSKLPEVKGVSERFLEDLEHRLEEDILRFDVCDIVLDHCPALRRVYLPYVTNQAYQEQTYQRLLHENPRFPGILARLEEDPICQRLPLTSFLILPFQRITRLKMLVENILKRTTPGSRDEDTATKAFNELKKIIKECNSSVQSMKRMEELIHLNKKINFEGKIFPLISQSRWLVKHGELLEVDTQMMSISGSKLKFPTKPVYLHLFNDCLLLSRRKDTWKFMVFVHAKIGELKVKDLSQKLQGISGFIFHLQLCEGQQLKHQILLKSHTESGKQRWITAMFPSDPLEDIEQASENDDISQVQCIKSYQAQEHDELTLEKADILHAKTITSDGWVEGIRLSDGERGWFPKTYVEEITSRSARLRNLRENIRIKCVTQKLEGED